A genomic region of Mycobacterium senriense contains the following coding sequences:
- a CDS encoding DUF2784 domain-containing protein: MRRPYVAVVAATVGAHLAYLLYVPSGGFLALRWPRTIVLHVPAVAWGVAVVVLRLRCPLTSVESWARRRAQMDPLPTSGFIDRYVTGYFVPPGRIGAAQALAFSAAAVSWAVFARRGVGRGGRGMPTTG, from the coding sequence GTGCGCAGGCCCTACGTCGCTGTCGTCGCGGCGACCGTCGGCGCTCACCTGGCGTACCTGCTGTACGTGCCGAGCGGGGGCTTCCTCGCGTTGCGCTGGCCGAGGACCATCGTGCTGCACGTGCCCGCGGTGGCCTGGGGCGTCGCGGTCGTGGTGCTCAGGCTGCGCTGCCCGTTGACGTCGGTGGAATCGTGGGCACGCCGTCGCGCGCAGATGGATCCGCTGCCCACGTCCGGATTCATCGACCGTTACGTGACGGGATATTTCGTGCCGCCCGGCCGCATCGGCGCCGCACAGGCGCTCGCCTTCTCCGCCGCGGCCGTCTCATGGGCTGTATTCGCCCGCCGGGGCGTTGGTCGCGGGGGCCGCGGCATGCCGACCACCGGTTGA
- a CDS encoding DUF3140 domain-containing protein, whose product MADDRQVTWDRFQDTVNMTARELEKWLGTEESKGVGQKQDGGESTGHASGRHIVEILKAKRADLTDADYAHMRKVVGYAKRHLAQRPEGKIDESPWRYSLMNWGHDPAKSR is encoded by the coding sequence ATGGCCGACGACCGACAGGTTACCTGGGATCGCTTCCAGGACACCGTCAACATGACCGCACGCGAGCTGGAAAAGTGGCTCGGCACCGAGGAATCCAAGGGCGTCGGCCAAAAGCAGGACGGTGGCGAGTCCACCGGCCACGCCAGTGGCAGGCACATCGTCGAGATACTCAAGGCCAAACGTGCCGACCTCACCGACGCCGACTACGCGCACATGCGAAAGGTGGTCGGCTATGCCAAACGCCACCTGGCGCAACGTCCGGAGGGCAAGATCGACGAGAGCCCGTGGCGATACTCGTTGATGAACTGGGGCCACGACCCCGCGAAGTCCCGATAA
- a CDS encoding DUF2945 domain-containing protein produces the protein MSDNEFKKGDKVEWQSHGTTVRGTVEGKITSDTEAAGRTVRASEDEPQYKVRSDKTGADAVHKPEALRRAK, from the coding sequence ATGAGCGACAACGAATTCAAAAAGGGCGACAAGGTGGAGTGGCAAAGCCACGGCACCACGGTCCGGGGCACGGTCGAAGGCAAAATCACGTCCGATACCGAAGCCGCCGGACGCACGGTGCGGGCGTCCGAGGACGAGCCGCAGTATAAGGTGCGCAGCGACAAAACGGGCGCGGACGCGGTGCACAAGCCGGAGGCGCTGCGGCGCGCAAAGTGA
- a CDS encoding lycopene cyclase domain-containing protein produces MSDRWQYLAVLAACLVITAPLEIFGPGVYRQWRRVIKAVVPVAAVFLVWDEIAVAAQVWTYDRNYLGGLSIPFRVPIEEVLFFLVIPVCALLTYNAVTTILEKVHRR; encoded by the coding sequence ATGAGCGATCGGTGGCAATACCTGGCGGTGCTCGCCGCATGCCTGGTGATCACCGCGCCGCTGGAAATCTTCGGCCCCGGCGTCTACCGGCAGTGGCGGCGGGTCATCAAGGCGGTCGTGCCGGTGGCCGCGGTCTTTTTGGTCTGGGACGAGATCGCGGTCGCCGCGCAAGTCTGGACCTACGACCGCAACTATCTGGGTGGCCTGAGCATCCCGTTCCGGGTGCCGATCGAAGAGGTGCTGTTCTTCCTCGTCATCCCGGTGTGCGCGTTGCTGACCTATAACGCCGTGACCACCATCCTGGAGAAGGTGCATCGCCGATGA
- a CDS encoding class I SAM-dependent methyltransferase, which produces MRVDDAGPGELAAAFDAGAPAYDRLVGASPGYHAQLSLSARRMRIPNRGKGLRLLDAGCGTGASTAALLAVAPEADIVAVDASRGMLEAARAKDWPASVRFVHTPVEQLAEHGITGPFDAILAAYLIRNVADRDAQLRRFCGLLRPGGTLAVHEYSVRDSPAATRIWHAVCWGIIIPFGWWRTRDAGLYRYLWRSVLAFDGAARFRARLADAGFTSVHSETMPGWEANIVHTFLADAPR; this is translated from the coding sequence GTGCGCGTCGATGATGCGGGGCCCGGCGAGTTGGCGGCCGCGTTCGACGCGGGTGCGCCGGCCTACGATCGCCTGGTCGGTGCCAGCCCCGGTTACCACGCGCAGCTGTCCCTGTCGGCACGACGGATGCGGATTCCGAACCGCGGCAAGGGGTTACGGTTGCTTGACGCCGGATGCGGCACGGGTGCCTCGACGGCCGCGCTGCTCGCCGTCGCTCCCGAGGCCGACATCGTCGCCGTCGACGCGTCGCGGGGCATGCTCGAAGCGGCGCGCGCGAAGGACTGGCCCGCCTCGGTGCGCTTCGTGCACACCCCGGTCGAACAGCTGGCCGAGCACGGGATCACCGGACCGTTCGACGCCATCCTGGCCGCCTACCTGATCCGCAACGTCGCCGACCGCGACGCACAGCTGCGCAGGTTTTGCGGATTGTTGCGGCCCGGCGGCACGTTGGCGGTGCACGAATATTCGGTGCGCGACTCCCCCGCGGCCACCCGCATCTGGCACGCCGTGTGCTGGGGCATCATCATCCCCTTCGGGTGGTGGCGCACCCGCGACGCCGGGCTGTACCGCTACCTGTGGCGCAGCGTGCTGGCGTTCGACGGCGCCGCGCGATTTCGGGCTCGGCTCGCCGACGCCGGCTTCACCTCGGTGCACAGCGAGACGATGCCCGGCTGGGAAGCCAACATCGTGCACACCTTCCTGGCGGATGCGCCGCGATGA
- a CDS encoding hydroxysqualene dehydroxylase, protein MSVDRRRRTFAAPTGLPDAVALESRPRVAVVGGGIAGLSAATGLAERGVAVEVIESEHYLGGRVGGWTERDGGVELAMNRGFHAFFRQYYNLRALLGRIDPQLRMLIPVEDYPLIDGAGRRDSFRGLPRTPPWNAVVFAARSPTFRLRDFTRIDARAAAPLAAVSVPGTYQRLDHTDAASFLEDIRFPEAARHLAFEVFSRSFFADPAELSAAELATMFHIYFLGSSEGLIFDVPSANYDSALWQPLRGYLEGRGVRFRLATKVLRIDTEAAKAFRVHTDSDDHCDVDAVVLATDIAGLQRIVTASSDLGTDDWRAQIARLRTAPPFAVHRLWLDRPVAAHRPAFLGTAGHEPLDNISVLERYECEARNWAAAHRGSVVELHSYALDSAPSRAAALRQLHRIYPETAEAQIVHERLLHRSDCPLFSPGSYPHRPPIITPTPGLLLAGDAIRIDLPVALMERAATTGWCAANQLLQRWGLAGHPLATVPTQGRSPLLRWLAARERATRS, encoded by the coding sequence ATGAGCGTCGATCGGCGTCGCCGAACATTCGCCGCGCCAACGGGATTGCCGGACGCCGTCGCGTTGGAGTCGCGCCCGCGGGTGGCCGTCGTCGGCGGCGGGATCGCCGGGCTGAGCGCCGCCACCGGGCTGGCCGAGCGCGGCGTCGCGGTCGAGGTCATCGAAAGCGAGCACTATCTCGGCGGCCGGGTGGGCGGGTGGACCGAGCGGGACGGCGGTGTCGAGCTCGCGATGAACCGCGGCTTCCACGCGTTCTTCCGCCAGTACTACAACCTGCGCGCCCTGCTGGGCCGGATCGACCCGCAATTGCGGATGCTCATTCCCGTCGAGGATTACCCGCTGATCGACGGGGCCGGCCGGCGCGACAGCTTCCGCGGGCTGCCGCGCACCCCACCATGGAACGCCGTGGTCTTCGCGGCGCGCAGTCCCACGTTCCGGCTTCGTGACTTCACCCGCATCGACGCCCGCGCGGCCGCACCGCTGGCCGCCGTATCGGTGCCTGGCACCTACCAGCGCCTGGATCACACCGACGCCGCGTCGTTCCTCGAGGACATCCGATTCCCTGAGGCGGCAAGGCATCTGGCGTTCGAGGTGTTCTCCCGCAGCTTCTTCGCCGATCCCGCTGAGCTTTCCGCGGCCGAATTGGCGACCATGTTTCACATCTACTTCCTGGGGTCCTCCGAAGGCCTGATCTTCGACGTCCCGTCGGCCAACTACGACAGCGCGTTGTGGCAGCCGCTGCGCGGCTACCTCGAAGGGCGGGGCGTGCGGTTCCGGCTCGCCACCAAGGTCCTGCGCATCGACACGGAGGCGGCGAAGGCCTTCCGGGTGCACACCGATTCCGACGACCACTGCGACGTCGACGCCGTCGTATTGGCCACCGACATCGCGGGTTTGCAGCGGATCGTTACGGCATCCAGCGACCTGGGCACCGACGACTGGCGCGCCCAGATAGCGCGGCTGCGCACCGCGCCGCCGTTCGCCGTGCACCGGTTGTGGCTCGACCGCCCGGTCGCGGCGCACCGGCCGGCGTTCCTGGGCACGGCCGGCCACGAACCGCTCGATAACATCAGCGTGCTGGAGCGCTACGAATGCGAGGCGCGGAACTGGGCCGCCGCGCACCGCGGCTCGGTCGTCGAGTTGCACTCGTACGCATTGGATTCCGCACCGTCGCGCGCCGCCGCGCTACGACAACTGCACCGGATATATCCGGAGACCGCTGAGGCACAGATCGTCCACGAGAGGCTGCTGCATCGCAGCGACTGCCCGCTGTTCTCGCCCGGCTCCTACCCCCACCGCCCCCCGATCATCACTCCCACACCGGGATTGCTGTTGGCCGGCGACGCCATCCGCATCGACCTGCCGGTGGCACTGATGGAGCGGGCCGCCACCACCGGCTGGTGCGCCGCCAACCAACTCCTGCAACGATGGGGACTAGCCGGACACCCGTTGGCTACGGTACCCACCCAAGGCCGGTCACCACTACTGCGATGGCTTGCCGCCCGCGAAAGAGCCACCCGATCATGA
- a CDS encoding DUF5914 domain-containing protein: MRIREQLQQCLSAAQAKGWPVQVIPRVSWAYQHPTYRDAQPAIIEGALRRSQRKPTGNWYAFAASDRVPAGRPVGTRVAGVDVVAWRDERGRLCVGPRTCPHLGADLATGTVHRGTLICRWHGLTLDGHAREFGWSPLPSHDDGVLAWVRLDAVGKEEPLDRPVLPQRPAGDTLSAVARLEGVCEPSDIIANRLDPWHGAWFHPYSFTRLDVLTTPTEQVDRFLVAVTFRMGRLGVPVVAEFSCPEARTIVMRIVDGEGTGSVVETHATPMGSDPDGRPRTAVLEATLAHSDRPGFAHASRVAPLITPLMRYAATKLWRDDLAYAERRYQVRAGLR; the protein is encoded by the coding sequence ATGAGGATTCGCGAACAGCTTCAACAATGCCTGTCCGCCGCCCAGGCCAAAGGCTGGCCGGTGCAGGTGATCCCGCGCGTGTCATGGGCTTATCAGCACCCGACGTATCGCGACGCACAGCCCGCCATCATCGAGGGTGCGCTGCGACGCTCGCAGCGCAAACCCACCGGCAACTGGTACGCGTTCGCGGCCAGCGATCGGGTGCCCGCCGGGCGTCCCGTCGGCACGCGGGTGGCCGGTGTCGACGTCGTCGCCTGGCGTGACGAACGCGGCCGGCTGTGCGTGGGGCCGCGCACTTGTCCCCACTTGGGCGCCGACCTCGCGACCGGCACCGTGCACCGGGGCACGCTGATCTGCCGCTGGCACGGGCTGACGCTCGACGGACACGCTCGCGAGTTCGGCTGGAGTCCGCTGCCCAGTCACGACGACGGGGTCCTCGCCTGGGTGCGGCTCGACGCGGTGGGCAAGGAGGAACCGCTGGACCGGCCGGTGCTTCCGCAACGGCCGGCCGGCGACACCCTGAGCGCGGTCGCCCGCCTGGAGGGGGTGTGCGAGCCGAGTGACATCATCGCCAACCGGCTCGATCCCTGGCACGGCGCGTGGTTTCACCCCTACTCGTTCACCCGGCTCGACGTGCTCACTACACCTACCGAACAGGTCGACCGATTCCTGGTGGCGGTGACGTTCCGGATGGGACGCCTGGGAGTGCCCGTCGTCGCGGAATTCAGCTGCCCGGAGGCACGCACCATCGTCATGCGCATCGTGGACGGAGAGGGAACCGGCAGCGTCGTCGAAACCCACGCGACGCCAATGGGTTCGGACCCCGACGGCCGGCCCCGCACCGCCGTCCTGGAAGCCACCCTCGCGCATTCGGACCGGCCCGGCTTCGCGCACGCCTCCCGGGTGGCGCCGCTGATCACACCCCTCATGCGCTATGCGGCCACCAAGCTCTGGCGCGACGACCTCGCCTACGCCGAACGCCGCTACCAGGTCCGCGCCGGACTCCGGTAG
- a CDS encoding lycopene cyclase domain-containing protein produces the protein MTGLGYTLPAAVAVLLVCTLELAVLRTGLFRRPAYWLSMLIVLGFQIPVDGWLTKLSSPIVIYDDKQLSGVRFPFDIPVEDFLFGFALVTAVLLLWERQRARR, from the coding sequence ATGACCGGCCTCGGCTATACCCTGCCGGCCGCGGTGGCGGTATTGCTGGTCTGCACACTGGAATTGGCGGTGCTGCGGACCGGGCTCTTCCGGCGGCCGGCGTACTGGCTGTCGATGCTGATCGTGCTCGGGTTCCAGATCCCGGTGGACGGCTGGCTGACCAAACTCAGCTCCCCCATCGTCATCTATGACGACAAACAGCTGAGCGGCGTGCGCTTCCCGTTCGACATCCCGGTCGAAGATTTCCTGTTCGGCTTCGCGTTGGTCACCGCGGTGCTGCTGCTGTGGGAGCGGCAACGTGCGCGTCGATGA